From the genome of Acidobacteriota bacterium, one region includes:
- a CDS encoding RNA-binding protein → MNIFVGNLSRDVTDEELRQTFEPFGEVTSAKVIRDKFSGESRGFGFVEMPSKTDAQSAITELNGKDLKGRSLTVNEARPRPDTRGGGAGRRPGGGPRRRSW, encoded by the coding sequence ATGAATATCTTTGTAGGGAATTTATCGAGGGATGTTACCGATGAGGAATTGCGACAGACTTTCGAGCCTTTCGGCGAGGTGACATCTGCCAAAGTCATTCGTGATAAATTCAGCGGTGAATCGCGAGGCTTTGGATTTGTTGAGATGCCTTCCAAAACGGATGCTCAGTCGGCGATCACTGAATTGAACGGCAAAGACTTGAAAGGGCGCTCGCTTACCGTTAACGAAGCCCGTCCACGACCCGATACGCGCGGTGGCGGAGCTGGTAGAAGACCTGGCGGCGGCCCAAGACGGCGTTCCTGGTAA
- a CDS encoding LemA family protein — protein sequence MGILGLFVLIVIVLLVVFVINIYNSLIRLRNQVRNAWSQIDVQLKRRHDLIPNLVETAKGYMKHERGTLESVTEARSRAMNAGTVGEKSRAESDLSGALSRFFLVVENYPDLKANQNFLALQEELTSTENKIAFARQGYNDQVLYLNNKVQMFPSNIIAGMFNFNTEEYFELEEKAAKEPPKVSFA from the coding sequence ATGGGAATATTAGGATTATTCGTTCTGATCGTAATCGTTTTGCTGGTCGTCTTCGTCATCAACATCTATAACTCTCTGATCCGGCTGAGGAACCAGGTACGCAACGCCTGGTCGCAGATCGACGTCCAGTTGAAGAGAAGGCATGACCTGATTCCCAATCTCGTGGAAACAGCCAAGGGGTACATGAAGCACGAGAGAGGGACACTGGAGAGCGTGACCGAGGCGAGGAGCCGCGCCATGAACGCCGGCACGGTTGGCGAGAAATCCCGGGCGGAATCCGATCTCAGCGGCGCTCTCAGCAGGTTCTTCCTCGTCGTCGAGAATTATCCGGATCTCAAGGCCAATCAGAATTTCCTGGCCCTTCAGGAGGAGTTGACCTCGACCGAAAATAAGATCGCCTTCGCGCGGCAGGGATACAACGACCAGGTCCTCTACCTCAACAACAAGGTACAGATGTTCCCGTCGAACATCATTGCCGGGATGTTTAACTTCAATACTGAAGAGTACTTCGAACTCGAAGAAAAAGCCGCGAAAGAACCACCTAAAGTCAGCTTCGCGTAG
- a CDS encoding M48 family metallopeptidase: MWELIQANKSKSLFLFLCMGLVLFFLGYFIGAALYPPDGGIIGIGVALGVWIILSLISFMGGDQILLLSSNAREVTHDVHPQLFNVVDEMKIAANLSGRPKIYIINEQSPNAFATGRKPEKSSIAVTAGLLSRLNRDELQGVIAHEMSHIMNRDILFVTFAGVMLGSIVIISDVFLRGMWLSGGSGRRYGSSRSLKVGGQAQLIIVAAAILFAILSPILARLFYFAISRRREYLADANAARLTRYPEGLASALEKIASSNIPLFSANKITAPMYISDPLGNKLSSLYSTHPPISERIKILRTMAHGANYSDYQKAYAAIKGRSPIIVPRSGLRDKATVPIRKPSIKGEKVDKKEQARNVGDLMRAVNGFAFLICACGLKMKMPPDYREPKIKCPRCGRENEVPLAELAAGAAAIGAAMTSLFYSRRTKGWESFHCSCGRLLQLAPTFSGSHVVCPSCGRKTIIKS; this comes from the coding sequence ATGTGGGAGTTGATCCAGGCAAATAAAAGCAAATCCTTGTTCCTCTTCTTATGCATGGGGCTTGTCCTCTTCTTTCTCGGATATTTCATCGGTGCTGCCCTCTATCCACCTGATGGGGGGATCATCGGCATCGGAGTTGCACTTGGCGTCTGGATCATCCTCTCACTCATCAGCTTCATGGGCGGGGACCAGATCCTCTTGCTATCAAGCAATGCAAGGGAAGTAACCCATGACGTCCATCCTCAGCTCTTCAACGTCGTTGATGAAATGAAGATCGCAGCTAACCTTTCGGGGAGGCCGAAGATCTACATCATCAACGAACAGTCTCCCAACGCATTCGCCACGGGAAGAAAGCCGGAGAAGAGCTCCATCGCCGTGACTGCCGGACTCCTCTCGCGTCTGAACCGGGATGAACTCCAGGGAGTTATCGCGCACGAGATGTCCCACATTATGAACAGGGACATTCTCTTCGTGACCTTCGCCGGCGTGATGCTCGGAAGCATAGTTATCATCTCCGATGTCTTTCTGCGGGGGATGTGGCTCTCCGGCGGGTCGGGGCGAAGGTATGGTTCCAGCCGTTCGCTGAAAGTTGGAGGGCAGGCTCAGCTCATCATCGTGGCAGCAGCCATCCTTTTCGCCATACTTAGTCCGATCCTGGCGCGCCTCTTCTACTTTGCCATCTCGCGAAGAAGGGAGTACCTGGCAGATGCCAACGCCGCGAGACTTACTAGATATCCGGAAGGTCTTGCGTCCGCGCTGGAGAAGATTGCTTCCTCCAATATCCCGCTCTTCTCGGCAAACAAGATTACGGCTCCAATGTACATCAGCGATCCGCTCGGGAATAAGCTTTCGTCACTCTACAGCACACATCCACCCATTTCCGAGAGGATAAAGATCCTCAGGACGATGGCGCACGGAGCAAACTATTCCGATTATCAGAAGGCTTACGCCGCCATCAAGGGGAGGTCACCGATCATCGTTCCACGCTCAGGATTGCGCGACAAGGCAACCGTGCCGATACGGAAGCCTTCCATAAAAGGCGAGAAAGTGGATAAGAAAGAACAGGCCAGGAACGTCGGCGATCTTATGAGGGCGGTGAACGGATTTGCCTTCCTGATATGTGCATGTGGGCTCAAGATGAAGATGCCACCCGATTACAGAGAGCCGAAGATTAAATGTCCGCGGTGTGGCCGCGAGAACGAGGTTCCCCTCGCCGAGCTGGCGGCGGGCGCAGCAGCAATCGGAGCAGCCATGACTTCTCTCTTTTACTCGCGCAGGACAAAAGGATGGGAATCGTTCCATTGCTCGTGCGGGAGACTCCTCCAGCTTGCCCCCACGTTTTCCGGCTCGCACGTAGTCTGTCCCTCCTGCGGCCGCAAGACCATCATCAAAAGCTAA